In Monodelphis domestica isolate mMonDom1 chromosome 1, mMonDom1.pri, whole genome shotgun sequence, the sequence GGCAGGTTTTCAATTCAAGCACttccaacctcagatactacATGGTAATCTCTTCCTCAAAATAAATCCtaatattctctttcttattttgtcaaaattacAGCCATTACCATTCAGGACTATCAAGTTTTCAGTGCTTTTTTTTCCcaactcctccctttctctctctctctctctccacatataTAATCAGTAGCCAGATCTTGCTATTACTACTTCCAAAggattgttacaagggaatcactttaaaagactgatatatattaatttaaggtcgccaaggaattcagctatgtaattcctaaatgaaaactcaattcagcagtcaatcttttatggagtttaattacaataggaggaagaaaggaattagagatagagagatgaaaaagggagagaagggaataaggcttaaataccccttctgtttaggctgggccaaaaggcccaagcccttagatagctggggcaaagaaaagagatcagtccctattactcaagtgaccaaaatggagaaacagtctcagaggcccccaccttcagcttccttcagagcaagcttctcagagcacacaccaaccacaccgaccaacttctcaacccccacctcgagtctccagacccccctatccttaaggaaaccatccaagttccctcccctcagtcctcacatctaccaatcacctgtccatcaatttccctgtgccaatggaggctctagcttaacccaggaccgcccagaggtctggctttgcacatgtctgttgtaggtcatattttcaaataattaaatctttgatcctttgctacagccctttctaaatcctgttaacctgagtagggtagagattggaataattaaattttgatctaggctgcagcccttactcaatcctgttaggactgaatagggtggagattgattccaaatatctccattgtatcaattctaaaatcaatcatgactcaaagaaattcctgttctatgcttaagcataggtcaaagtcctttccattgttcagcaaaaggtttctgtcctaaagtaatcttaagaagggaaggagaaggaaactctcatgccaatggggttcacattccaatagccaagacccactatcaatagggaatttttcaagtatgaaatttcccaatggtgaaatttccaatatttataagtctaagaaattttgaggtttacaggatcCTCTCTCCTCTACTTTCTTCTGATTACTCATATAACTATTCTTCTAGTTTAGGTTCTCCTCCTCTATCACCTGAATTATGGAAATAATCTCCTAATTGATCTCAAATCTATCTTTTCTTCAATCCACCCTCCACACAGCTAgcaatgtgattttcctaaaacactatAGCATTCTCTTATTCAGTGAACACTAGcagctccctattgccttgaTGATTCACTATAAACTCCTCTTCATAGCCCTTCATATTCTGgaattcaaagcctttcataatctgGCTCCAATATGCCTTTCAAGCTTTCTATATATAAATCCCCTTCATTCCTGGCCTTCTTGATGTTTCTCAAACACAACAATTACttcctatctccatgcctttcCTCTCTTCAAGCAGGGAAGGTGCCTTCTTCCTGTTTATACCTTTGAAAAACCCTacttttcttaaaaatcaaaCTTTTATAGATGACTTGTTGGCTTGAGATGGTTCTTTGCCTTGTCAGTGGCTCAAAGAAAGATTTTCTTCTTCCCAGGAATGCATTCTTCTCTAATTGAGGAGCGACTTAACATGACCTCATATTTAACAGCTCGCCTCCTAAAGTTGTCAAAAGGTAAGTCTATGGATCTACCCTCTACAACAGGAATCTAAAACAAGCCATTTTGGGGATAATGGGTTCCCTATTCTCAGCCTGTATATGGGCCAGTATAGCCTGGAAATTACATGGAGGAAATTaatagtaaataagactagattcGCAACAATAAACATAACGAAGTGAAGCACAATGACAAAATCAAGAATAATAACTGcaacaaaatacataaaagttTGATAAACTCTTCATATACTTCTTTGAAATGGCATAACAGTCCTCTAGCATTGTTAACTATTTCAGGTTATAAaccactttgcaaatattatctcaatttattCTCACCACAATTCCAGGAAGAAGaaactattattatcaccattttacagataaggagattgAGGTAGGCAGCAGTTCAATAATTTATTCAGGATcccccagctagtaagtgtctgcagcTGGATTCAATCTCAAATGTTCCTAACTCTAGGTGGATCAAGCTATCCTAGCAGACACCTAATTGCCccttaattatttccattttatatataagggcACTAAAGATGAGAGCAGTAAAGAGTCCTATTTACAGAATTGCCAATTTGGAGAGACCTAAGAGGCTATTGAATCCAGTCCTCtcatttacaggtgaggaaactgaagcccagggaagaAAAGtcatatccagggtcacacagctaataatggTCACTGTCAGCAACAGAGTTTGAAGACAGGTTTTCCTAATGGAGACTTTTCAGTGCCAGGCTAAGGATGTCATTTATCTGTTCTGAGTTTGACGTGCAGAAACAACGACATAGAAAGAATTAGTGAGGAAATGAAATGATGgagatgaaggagagaaaaacaaGGACAATGAAAGAGACTAACATAAAGAGGAATATTCAGACATGCCTAAACACACAATACAAACACAGAaatgaaagacaaaaggaaaactgCACTAAATATGTTGTCTCTGATCTCCAGCCCTCACTTTCTATGGAAATATGGTTCATCTGGGAGAAAAGTTTTATGTCACCACTGGCCagtctttcaatttcttcatgaTCAATAAAACTTGCCAGGAGATGGGAGGCGCTGTTGCCACtccaaggaataaagaggagaaTGCAGCCATCATGAAGCTGGTGGTGAGACACAACACACATGCCTTCCTTGCCCTAAGAGAGGGAATAATAGGGAAATTCTATTACCTGGATGGATCCCCTTTAAAGTACACCAATTGGTATTCAGGGAGGCCAGATGGGCAAGGACAAGAAAATTGTGTTGAAATGTACACAGATGGCACATGGAATGATAGAGACTGTTCTTATTACCGTCTGGGTATCTGTGAGTTCTGAGCCCCCATCAGGGCTGGTCTGTCTGGGAAAACAGTGAAGGTGGTGAATTGTTTAGTTCAAGACTTGGTGGCCCAAAGGGGTTAAAATCCTCTGCCTCTCAGGAAGGAGTCTATGAGAAGGAGGTTTTAATGAATTCTATTTGTAGCTCATAAAACAAGATGAAAATGGGTTCTTTTGTCCCTTGCCAGGAATCCCCAGCTCtctttatcccctttttacaCTCTAACCAAGTCCTACCCAGCCTTCAGAACTTAGCTGAATGTGCTACCTTTTTTCCCATATGGCCATGCCCGGTTCTGCCATTCTACAGTAATCTTTGCTTTGGAGCCCTTGCACATTTGTACCACCCAATTCAATTGCATGCTCAAGTTGCTTAATGTTTTAAGTGGGTATGTCTATGGCTCCAGCTTGAGATAAATCTCCTGAAGAGCTAGGAATTTGTCTTCCCCTCCTTCATTCTTCACAGTACCTAGGAGATGGCTGGGCAGATAGAAGACACTGAATAATTGaatcaaaataaaatcatttttattgaattgaactcaTGTCTGCTTTGCTCTGAGAAGTGAGTCCAGGGACAAGAGACCAAGCGAGCACTCTCACAAGATCCCTCTGAAAGAAGGTTGAAGATCACCAACAAGTGTACAATTTCCCATGTTTTCACTCAACTAGTTACTAGGAAGCACAAAGGTGTCAAGTACCTCCCAGCCCCTGTCTATCCTGGACCAATCCTCAATACCTGACACATTGGCTCCTTCTACTATTTTCCTATGAACACAATCTCTACTCAGGATGCCAGTTTCCTTCACCCAGAGATTAGCCTGCCAGAGAAAATGCAGGCTTGTCTCATCTCTCTGACACACATGCCTGAGAGCAGGACATTTGTAGGGGGAAACATGAGTGGGTGGGTGGGAAAGGttgttaaaataataaatcaaataagTTACAAACTTACAA encodes:
- the LOC130453521 gene encoding pulmonary surfactant-associated protein A-like, with the translated sequence MMVLLPLLSLLLLEWALIGSCSETGGNDEQPLTYSDTYYHGPWIVGRPGRDGAKGEKGDPGEILSSLQGCSANVGTPGSPGPQGPPGIKGMKGEPGGMHSSLIEERLNMTSYLTARLLKLSKALTFYGNMVHLGEKFYVTTGQSFNFFMINKTCQEMGGAVATPRNKEENAAIMKLVVRHNTHAFLALREGIIGKFYYLDGSPLKYTNWYSGRPDGQGQENCVEMYTDGTWNDRDCSYYRLGICEF